A window of Pedococcus aerophilus contains these coding sequences:
- a CDS encoding cold-shock protein codes for MAQGTVKWFNAEKGFGFIAQDGGGPDVFVHYSAIDSSGYRSLDEAQRVEFEVTQGPKGPQADAVRPI; via the coding sequence ATGGCACAGGGAACCGTTAAGTGGTTCAACGCTGAGAAGGGCTTCGGCTTCATCGCCCAGGACGGCGGCGGCCCGGACGTGTTCGTCCACTACTCGGCGATCGACTCCTCGGGCTACCGCTCGCTGGACGAGGCGCAGCGCGTGGAGTTCGAGGTCACCCAGGGACCCAAGGGTCCCCAGGCTGACGCCGTTCGCCCGATCTGA
- a CDS encoding penicillin-binding transpeptidase domain-containing protein gives MSKRALVGALTAAAVVAALVGGGLWWRHTKAERDADEQSAAAVAAFAKGWSQRSFPKAGAAFVGTTAQSVQDGFTKATNGLGSGPVTVSAGDVARDGDRATSTLRTTWTLGGDVPWAYDVPVTVQRTGDQWAVAPPASGSLWHPELQAADTLTATRTWGQRGDLLDRDGEPLMPIGKVYPVQIDPGRATTATVTALEKIVDEPAGSLVAKLEAATKAGSKAPIAVITYREADFQERRAALDDLKGVIYPAREQPLARTRTFGQPLLGTYGAVSAEGVAKSEGRYVAGDYAGVSGLQGRYDVQLGGTPGIAVTSSANPDTPLFSKDAVDGTDVKTTLSPDVQTAAESAVAGTGEVPSALVAVDVETGDVLASANSPALGFDRALTGQYPPGSAFKIASTYALLTGGKVTPSTSVDCPKTFAVDGRSYKNYEGESLGNPDFATDFAHSCNTAFVKLSTDLGDGDLSKAADALGLTGWARTLGVGNAFDASIPTNNGKTDKASASIGQGRNLTSPLALATMVASVARGSAIPPALVTEPAPTGADRAPKALDADAVGQLRELMRQVVTDGTGTVLRDAPGGAVRGKSGTAEFGSKNPPETHAWFVGYQDGVAFAALVEKGKSGGTVAAPVAKDFLTALAR, from the coding sequence ATGAGCAAGCGAGCACTGGTGGGGGCCCTGACTGCAGCGGCCGTGGTGGCAGCTCTCGTGGGAGGCGGGCTGTGGTGGCGCCACACGAAGGCCGAGCGCGACGCCGACGAGCAGTCCGCGGCGGCTGTGGCAGCCTTCGCGAAGGGCTGGTCCCAGCGGTCCTTCCCGAAGGCGGGGGCGGCCTTCGTGGGCACGACCGCCCAGTCCGTCCAGGACGGCTTCACCAAGGCCACCAACGGTCTGGGCTCGGGTCCGGTCACCGTCAGCGCCGGTGACGTCGCCCGCGACGGGGACCGCGCCACCTCGACCCTGCGGACCACCTGGACCCTCGGCGGCGACGTGCCGTGGGCGTACGACGTGCCGGTCACCGTGCAGCGCACCGGTGATCAGTGGGCCGTCGCGCCACCTGCATCCGGTTCGCTGTGGCACCCGGAGCTCCAGGCCGCCGACACCCTCACCGCCACCCGCACGTGGGGCCAGCGCGGCGATCTCCTCGACCGCGACGGCGAGCCCCTCATGCCGATCGGGAAGGTCTACCCCGTCCAGATCGACCCGGGCCGCGCCACCACGGCGACCGTCACGGCGCTGGAGAAGATCGTCGACGAGCCCGCCGGCTCGCTCGTGGCCAAGCTCGAGGCCGCCACCAAGGCCGGGAGCAAGGCCCCGATCGCCGTGATCACCTACCGCGAGGCCGACTTCCAGGAGCGACGGGCCGCCCTCGACGACCTCAAGGGCGTCATCTACCCGGCCCGCGAGCAGCCGCTCGCCCGCACCCGCACGTTCGGCCAGCCCCTGCTCGGCACGTATGGTGCCGTGAGCGCCGAGGGCGTCGCCAAGAGCGAGGGGCGTTACGTCGCAGGCGACTACGCCGGCGTGAGTGGCCTCCAAGGGCGCTACGACGTCCAGCTCGGCGGAACCCCCGGCATCGCGGTCACCTCCAGCGCGAACCCTGACACGCCCCTGTTCAGCAAGGACGCCGTGGACGGCACGGACGTGAAGACGACGTTGTCGCCGGACGTGCAGACCGCGGCGGAGTCCGCCGTGGCAGGCACCGGCGAGGTGCCCTCGGCCCTCGTCGCCGTCGACGTGGAGACCGGCGACGTGCTGGCCTCGGCGAACTCCCCGGCGCTCGGCTTCGACCGGGCGCTCACGGGTCAGTACCCGCCCGGGTCGGCCTTCAAGATCGCCAGCACCTACGCCCTGCTCACGGGCGGCAAGGTCACGCCGAGCACCTCGGTCGACTGCCCCAAGACGTTCGCGGTCGACGGTCGCTCCTACAAGAACTACGAGGGTGAGTCGCTCGGCAACCCGGACTTCGCCACCGACTTCGCGCACTCCTGCAACACCGCGTTCGTGAAGCTCTCCACCGACCTCGGCGACGGCGACCTGTCCAAGGCGGCCGACGCCCTCGGCCTCACTGGCTGGGCCAGGACCCTCGGCGTCGGCAACGCGTTCGACGCGAGCATCCCCACCAACAACGGCAAGACCGACAAGGCCTCGGCGTCGATCGGGCAGGGTCGCAACCTCACCTCCCCGCTCGCCCTCGCGACGATGGTCGCGTCGGTGGCACGGGGCAGCGCCATACCGCCGGCGCTCGTGACCGAACCCGCGCCGACAGGTGCGGACCGCGCGCCCAAGGCGCTCGACGCCGACGCCGTCGGGCAGCTGCGCGAGCTCATGCGGCAGGTCGTCACCGACGGCACCGGCACGGTCCTCCGCGACGCCCCCGGTGGCGCGGTGCGCGGCAAGTCGGGCACCGCGGAGTTCGGCTCGAAGAACCCGCCGGAGACGCATGCGTGGTTCGTCGGGTACCAGGACGGTGTGGCGTTCGCGGCGCTCGTCGAGAAGGGCAAGAGCGGCGGCACCGTAGCTGCACCGGTGGCCAAGGACTTCCTCACGGCGCTGGCGAGGTAG